The stretch of DNA GTGGCGCGTGAGCAGGGCATGATCGGCCTGCGTGACGACGGCTGGGCCAAGGCCCAACTGGGATTGACCTCAATCGAAGAGATTTTCCGGGTGGCGTCATAATGCCAACCACCGATGACCAGGGAGACACGATGGACAAGCCGATACTGGAGATTCCTGTCATGACCGACGGGGCAGAACTCAACGGACGGATGCCGGGGCTCGAACGCAAGCCGGGTCTCACGTTGCCGGCGAGCCAGCCGGGACTGACGCTGCCGACAGCGCGCCCGGATGCGACCACGCCGCTATATCAGGAACAGCTGCAGCCGCCTGAGCGTGACGGCGCCACACCCCGCACTGCACCGCGCGTTCTGTCGGGCGTCGCTGCAGCCGAAGCCGCCTACCAGGCGGCCGTCGCGGCTGCGGATGCGGCTGAGACCCGTACGGCTCGCGCAACCGTCGAATCCGTTGCCCCCGCGGCCCCGCACGATCCCCCAACCCTCGCTCTGCCCGTGATGCGGATCGCCGATCCGGGTGCCGTCGTGCCGATCACGGTCGAGCCGGAACCTATTTCACCCATCATCTTCCCGCCGGTCGTTGTCGTGGAGCCTGTCGTGGCGCCTGTTGTGCAACCGCGCGTGCAGCTGCGCGTGGAGTCGCCTCTGGAGCCGCGCGTGGAACTGCACGCGGATGCAGTTGGAGCACCCGAGCCGCGACCAGCGGCGTTCGAGGTGGCCCCGATGGCCTTCCCGCCCGTGGCTGCTCCGGGTGCCGATCAGTTCGCTTCGCCGCGTCTGATTCCGACCATCGGCAGAAACGAAACACGCGCGGCGGCACGGGCCGAGGCGAAAGCAGCTGCGCTGGCCGAGGCCGAGGCCGAGGCCGCGGAACGCGAAGCGGTGCAGGGTGAGGCGCTGTCGCACGACGAGACCACGCCGCACGCGGAAGATCCGGGTGCGGCCAGACGTGCCGACCTCGACCTGATTGCGGCTCTCGAAGAAGTGATCGAGCGAAACGCCTCAGACCTGCATGTCACGGTCGGCGCTCCTCCGCGGATCCGTGTCGATGGGTCGCTGCAGACCATCGGCGGCGAAGCAGTCTGGACGAGCGACACTCTCACCCCCGCGCTGTACAGCCTGCTCAGCGACGAGCAGCGTGAACGGTTCGAGGCAGAGAATGAGCTGGACTTCGCCTTTTCCACGGGGGGTGCGCGTTTCCGCGTCAACTATTACCTGCAACGCGGTTCGATCGGCGGTGTGTTCCGCCTGATTCCCGGCGAGATCCGGCCGCTGAGAGACCTCGGCATGCCCGATGCCGTCGCGCAGTTTGCCGGACTGCCGCGCGGACTCGTGCTGGTGACCGGGCCGACCGGCTCGGGGAAGTCCACGACATTGGCGGCATTGATTGACCTCGTCAATCGCACGCGGGCCGATCACATTGTCACGGTTGAAGACCCGATCGAGTTCTTGCATGAGCACAAGATGGCGCTCGTGAATCAGCGTGAAGTCGGTCACGATACCCACAGTTTCGCGTCAGCGCTCAAGCATGTACTGCGGCAGGACCCGGACGTGATTCTCATCGGCGAGCTCCGTGACCTCGAGACAATCTCGGTGGCGCTGACCGCAGCAGAGACTGGGCACCTGGTGTTCGCCACCTTGCACACGCAGGATGCACCGCAGACCATCGACCGCGTCATCGACGTGTTCCCGGCCCATCAGCAGGAGCAGGTACGGGCACAATTGGCGGCGGCATTGCAGGGGGTGGTCTGTCAGACGCTGGTCAAGAAGTCCGGTGGGCAAGGTCGCGTCGTCGCTTCCGAGGTGATGATGATGACCCCGGCCATCGCCAACCTCATCCGTGAAGGCAAGACCTTCCAAATTTCGTCGATGATGCAGGCCGGACGGGAT from Leifsonia psychrotolerans encodes:
- a CDS encoding type IV pilus twitching motility protein PilT produces the protein MPTTDDQGDTMDKPILEIPVMTDGAELNGRMPGLERKPGLTLPASQPGLTLPTARPDATTPLYQEQLQPPERDGATPRTAPRVLSGVAAAEAAYQAAVAAADAAETRTARATVESVAPAAPHDPPTLALPVMRIADPGAVVPITVEPEPISPIIFPPVVVVEPVVAPVVQPRVQLRVESPLEPRVELHADAVGAPEPRPAAFEVAPMAFPPVAAPGADQFASPRLIPTIGRNETRAAARAEAKAAALAEAEAEAAEREAVQGEALSHDETTPHAEDPGAARRADLDLIAALEEVIERNASDLHVTVGAPPRIRVDGSLQTIGGEAVWTSDTLTPALYSLLSDEQRERFEAENELDFAFSTGGARFRVNYYLQRGSIGGVFRLIPGEIRPLRDLGMPDAVAQFAGLPRGLVLVTGPTGSGKSTTLAALIDLVNRTRADHIVTVEDPIEFLHEHKMALVNQREVGHDTHSFASALKHVLRQDPDVILIGELRDLETISVALTAAETGHLVFATLHTQDAPQTIDRVIDVFPAHQQEQVRAQLAAALQGVVCQTLVKKSGGQGRVVASEVMMMTPAIANLIREGKTFQISSMMQAGRDLGMHTLDQSLADLVNRGQITRRAAEDKARDPEGLSSLINTAASPTEAAARAMAASEIDFGDSFSQVVR